A genomic region of Mycobacterium senriense contains the following coding sequences:
- a CDS encoding glycosyltransferase family 39 protein — MSMPTLEPTVEPRAGDFGAEPASGCARGGLLDPWAIALFATAVSAAWACRPSLWFDEGATISASASRTLPELWRLLGHIDAVHGAYYLLMHGWFAVFPPTEFWSRFPSSLAIGAAAAGVTVFTRQFSTRPAAVCAGAMFAILPRTTWAGMEARPYAFVAAAAAWVTVLFVVTVRRNRPRGWVWYALGLMLSILLNLNLVLLVPVYGAMLPLLAPKGARRSPALWWAAASAVAVAVMTPFLVFAHNQVWQVNWIYPVSWHYAFDIILRQYFDHSVAFAVASAVLIVAAAATRLAGVPAPAGDLRRLLLIATAWMVIPTALVVIYSAVSEPIYYPRYLIFTAPAMAVVLAVCLVTVARRPWPIAGGVLLFAIAAVPNYLFVQRWPYAKEGWDYSEVADLISSHAAPGDCLMVDNTVPWKPGPIRALLATRPAAFRSLIDVERGLYGPKVGSLWDGHVAVWLTTAKINKCPAIWTITNKDNSLPDHQAGQSLPPGSAFGRAPAYRFPGYLGFHIVERWQFHYSQVVKSTR; from the coding sequence ATGTCCATGCCGACCCTCGAGCCCACCGTCGAGCCCCGTGCAGGGGATTTTGGCGCCGAGCCCGCGTCCGGGTGTGCGCGCGGCGGATTGCTCGATCCGTGGGCAATCGCCCTGTTCGCCACCGCTGTCAGCGCCGCCTGGGCCTGCCGGCCTTCGCTCTGGTTCGACGAGGGGGCGACGATATCGGCGTCGGCCAGCCGGACTTTGCCGGAGCTGTGGCGGTTGCTGGGTCACATCGACGCCGTCCATGGCGCGTATTACCTGCTGATGCACGGTTGGTTCGCGGTGTTCCCGCCTACCGAATTCTGGTCGCGTTTCCCCAGTTCCCTGGCGATCGGAGCCGCCGCCGCCGGCGTCACGGTGTTCACCAGGCAGTTCTCGACGCGGCCCGCGGCGGTGTGCGCGGGGGCGATGTTCGCGATCCTGCCGCGCACCACGTGGGCCGGAATGGAAGCGCGGCCGTACGCCTTCGTGGCCGCCGCGGCCGCATGGGTGACCGTGTTGTTCGTCGTCACCGTCCGGCGCAACAGGCCGCGCGGGTGGGTTTGGTACGCGCTGGGACTGATGCTGTCGATACTGCTCAACCTCAACCTGGTGCTGTTGGTGCCGGTGTACGGCGCGATGCTGCCGCTGCTGGCACCCAAAGGTGCGCGCAGGTCTCCGGCGCTCTGGTGGGCCGCCGCGTCGGCCGTGGCGGTGGCGGTCATGACGCCGTTTTTGGTGTTCGCACACAACCAGGTTTGGCAGGTCAACTGGATCTACCCGGTCAGCTGGCACTACGCGTTCGACATCATCCTGCGCCAGTACTTCGACCACAGCGTGGCCTTCGCCGTCGCGAGCGCGGTCCTGATCGTCGCGGCGGCCGCGACACGGTTGGCGGGCGTGCCGGCCCCGGCCGGCGATTTGCGCCGGTTGTTGCTCATCGCCACGGCGTGGATGGTGATTCCCACCGCCCTGGTCGTCATCTATTCGGCCGTCAGTGAACCGATCTACTACCCGCGCTACCTGATCTTCACCGCCCCCGCGATGGCCGTCGTGCTGGCCGTCTGCCTTGTCACCGTCGCGCGCCGGCCCTGGCCCATCGCCGGCGGGGTGCTGCTGTTCGCCATTGCCGCGGTACCGAATTACCTGTTCGTCCAACGCTGGCCGTATGCCAAAGAGGGGTGGGACTACAGCGAGGTCGCCGATCTGATCAGCTCCCACGCCGCCCCCGGTGACTGTCTGATGGTGGACAACACCGTGCCATGGAAGCCAGGGCCGATTCGTGCGCTGCTGGCCACCCGTCCGGCGGCTTTCCGGTCGTTGATCGACGTGGAGCGCGGCTTGTACGGCCCCAAGGTCGGATCGTTGTGGGACGGGCACGTCGCCGTGTGGCTGACGACGGCCAAAATCAATAAATGCCCGGCGATCTGGACCATCACCAATAAAGACAACTCGCTGCCCGACCATCAGGCCGGGCAATCGCTACCGCCCGGAAGCGCATTCGGGCGCGCCCCGGCGTACCGGTTCCCGGGCTACCTCGGCTTCCACATTGTCGAGCGGTGGCAGTTCCACTACTCGCAGGTTGTCAAGTCCACGCGGTGA
- the uvrB gene encoding excinuclease ABC subunit UvrB produces the protein MAFATEHPVVAHSEYRAVDDVVRVGGDFEVVSPHDPAGDQPAAIQELERRIRAGERDVVLLGATGTGKSATTAWLIERLQRPTLVMAPNKTLAAQLANELREMLPHNAVEYFVSYYDYYQPEAYIAQTDTYIEKDSSINDDVERLRHSATSSLLSRRDVVVVASVSCIYGLGTPQSYLDRSVEVRVGAEVPRDALLRLLVDVQYTRNDLSFTRGSFRVRGDTVEIIPSYEELAVRIEFFGDEVEALYYLHPLTGDVIRQVDSLRIFPATHYVAGPERMAHAISTIEAELAERLAELEGQGKLLEAQRLRMRTNYDIEMMRQVGFCSGIENYSRHIDGRGPGSPPATLLDYFPEDFLLVIDESHVTVPQVGGMYEGDMSRKRNLVEYGFRLPSACDNRPLTWEEFADRIGQTVYLSATPGPYELSQSGGEFVEQVIRPTGLVDPKVVVKPTKGQIDDLIGEIRKRTEVDQRVLVTTLTKKMAEDLTDYLLEMGIRVRYLHSEVDTLRRVELLRQLRLGEYDVLVGINLLREGLDLPEVSLVAILDADKEGFLRSSRSLIQTIGRAARNVSGEVHMYADTITDSMKEAIDETERRRAKQVAYNEEHGIDPQPLRKKIADILDQVYREADDSETVEIGGSGRNASRGRRAQGEPGRAVSAGLFEGRDTASMPRAELADLIKDLTAQMMAAARDLQFELAARFRDEIADLKKELRGMDAAGLK, from the coding sequence ATGGCATTCGCCACGGAGCATCCCGTAGTAGCGCATTCGGAGTATCGCGCTGTCGACGACGTCGTGCGCGTCGGCGGCGACTTCGAGGTGGTCAGCCCGCACGATCCCGCCGGCGATCAGCCGGCCGCCATCCAGGAGCTGGAACGCCGGATCAGGGCGGGGGAGCGCGACGTCGTGCTGCTGGGCGCCACCGGTACCGGGAAGTCGGCCACCACCGCGTGGTTGATCGAGCGGCTGCAACGGCCCACCCTGGTGATGGCGCCCAACAAGACGCTGGCCGCCCAGCTGGCCAATGAGCTGCGAGAGATGTTGCCGCACAACGCGGTTGAATACTTCGTCTCGTACTATGACTACTACCAGCCCGAGGCGTACATCGCCCAGACCGACACCTACATCGAGAAGGACAGCTCGATCAACGACGACGTGGAGCGGCTACGGCACTCCGCGACGTCCTCGCTGCTGTCGCGCCGCGACGTGGTCGTGGTGGCGTCGGTGTCGTGCATCTACGGCCTGGGCACGCCGCAGTCCTACCTGGACCGCTCGGTCGAGGTCCGGGTGGGCGCCGAGGTGCCGCGGGATGCGCTGCTGCGGCTGCTGGTCGACGTCCAGTACACCCGCAACGACCTGTCGTTCACCCGTGGCTCGTTCCGGGTGCGCGGCGACACCGTGGAGATCATCCCGTCCTACGAAGAGCTTGCGGTGCGTATCGAGTTCTTCGGCGACGAGGTCGAGGCGCTGTATTACCTACACCCGCTGACCGGCGACGTGATCCGCCAGGTGGACTCGCTGCGAATCTTCCCGGCCACCCACTACGTGGCCGGGCCCGAGCGGATGGCCCACGCGATCTCCACGATCGAAGCGGAGCTGGCCGAGCGGCTGGCCGAGCTGGAGGGCCAGGGCAAGCTGCTCGAGGCGCAGCGGTTGCGGATGCGCACCAATTACGACATCGAGATGATGCGTCAGGTCGGGTTCTGCTCGGGCATCGAGAACTACTCCCGGCACATCGACGGCCGGGGCCCGGGCTCGCCGCCAGCGACCCTGCTGGACTACTTCCCGGAAGACTTTTTGCTGGTCATCGACGAATCCCACGTCACCGTCCCACAGGTCGGGGGCATGTACGAGGGCGACATGTCGCGCAAACGCAACCTGGTCGAATACGGGTTCCGGCTGCCGTCGGCCTGCGACAACCGACCGCTGACCTGGGAGGAGTTCGCCGACCGGATCGGGCAGACGGTGTACCTGTCGGCCACCCCCGGCCCCTACGAACTCAGCCAGTCCGGTGGCGAATTCGTCGAGCAGGTGATCCGGCCCACCGGCCTGGTGGACCCCAAAGTGGTGGTCAAGCCGACCAAGGGGCAGATCGACGACCTGATCGGCGAGATCCGGAAACGCACCGAGGTTGATCAGCGGGTGCTGGTCACGACGCTGACCAAGAAGATGGCCGAGGACCTCACCGACTACCTGCTCGAGATGGGCATTCGGGTGCGCTATCTGCACTCGGAGGTCGACACGCTGCGCCGGGTGGAGTTGCTGCGGCAGCTGCGGCTGGGCGAATATGACGTGCTGGTCGGCATCAACCTGCTTCGCGAGGGCCTGGACCTTCCCGAAGTGTCTCTGGTGGCAATCCTGGACGCGGACAAAGAGGGCTTCCTGCGGTCATCGCGGAGCCTCATTCAAACCATCGGCCGCGCGGCCCGCAACGTCTCCGGTGAGGTGCACATGTACGCCGACACCATCACGGATTCGATGAAGGAGGCCATCGACGAGACCGAACGGCGCCGGGCGAAGCAGGTCGCGTACAACGAGGAACACGGCATCGACCCGCAGCCGCTGCGCAAGAAGATCGCCGACATCCTCGACCAGGTCTACCGGGAGGCGGACGACAGCGAGACGGTGGAGATCGGCGGGTCTGGGCGCAATGCGTCCCGCGGCCGGCGCGCCCAGGGTGAGCCGGGGCGCGCGGTCAGCGCGGGGCTGTTCGAGGGCCGCGATACGGCCAGCATGCCGCGCGCTGAGCTGGCCGACCTGATCAAGGACCTCACCGCCCAGATGATGGCCGCGGCTCGTGACTTGCAGTTCGAGCTGGCGGCGCGATTCCGCGACGAGATCGCCGACCTCAAGAAGGAACTGCGTGGGATGGACGCCGCCGGCCTGAAATGA
- a CDS encoding universal stress protein, whose protein sequence is MGAYRTVVVGTDGSDSSMRAVEKAAQIAGGDAKLIVASAYLPQHEDARAADVLRDESYKVSGTAPIYAILRDAKDRAHAAGAQNIDERPIVGAPVDALVHLAEEEQADLLVVGNVGLSTIAGRLLGSVPANVSRRAKTDVLIVHTTT, encoded by the coding sequence ATGGGCGCCTATCGGACTGTGGTGGTAGGAACCGATGGCTCGGATTCGTCGATGCGCGCGGTGGAGAAGGCGGCGCAGATCGCGGGAGGGGACGCCAAGCTGATCGTGGCGTCGGCGTACCTGCCCCAACACGAGGACGCCCGGGCCGCCGACGTCCTGCGGGACGAAAGCTACAAGGTTTCGGGCACCGCCCCGATTTACGCGATCCTGCGTGACGCCAAGGACCGCGCCCACGCCGCCGGTGCACAGAACATCGACGAGCGACCCATCGTCGGGGCGCCGGTCGACGCGCTGGTGCACCTCGCCGAGGAGGAGCAGGCCGATCTGCTCGTGGTCGGCAACGTCGGCTTGAGCACGATCGCCGGCCGGCTGCTGGGATCGGTGCCGGCCAACGTCTCGCGTCGGGCCAAGACCGACGTGTTGATCGTGCACACCACGACGTAG
- a CDS encoding DUF402 domain-containing protein translates to MRTVDEYAVHPWGLYVARPTPGRAQFHYLESWLLPSLGLRATVFHFNPGHERDHDYYLDVGEYSPGPTVWHSEDHYLDIEVRTGASAELTDVDELLDAVRHGLLTPEAAEQAVRRAVVAVDGLACNGYDLSRWLAHHGMALSWRGS, encoded by the coding sequence GTGCGGACCGTTGACGAGTACGCGGTGCACCCGTGGGGCCTCTACGTCGCCCGCCCTACTCCCGGTCGCGCCCAGTTCCATTACCTCGAGTCGTGGCTGCTGCCGTCGTTGGGCTTGCGCGCCACCGTGTTTCACTTCAATCCCGGGCATGAACGCGACCACGATTACTACCTGGATGTGGGCGAATACTCACCCGGGCCCACCGTGTGGCATTCCGAGGACCACTACCTGGACATCGAGGTCCGCACCGGCGCCAGCGCCGAGCTCACCGACGTCGACGAGTTGCTGGATGCCGTCCGGCACGGATTGCTGACTCCCGAGGCCGCGGAGCAGGCAGTGCGACGCGCCGTGGTCGCCGTCGATGGGTTGGCCTGCAACGGCTATGACCTGTCGCGGTGGCTGGCGCACCACGGCATGGCGCTGAGCTGGCGCGGGTCGTAG
- a CDS encoding ATP-binding cassette domain-containing protein, with product MTRPAPPILTIRHDGSQRSFAAGHEVVVGRDVQADVRIADPRISRAHLILRFDQGRWLAIDNGSLNGTYLNGYRMPVVDIHDGQSIHVGNPQGPRLTFAIGPQQGHAGHPPRTRPSHDSGPPTLPWSAVAEQTNPTHPPLPPQARPGGPGRSPARGGPQGAPSRPVQPRQPARPPNAPPRQPATPPPRQAPPPRVPAPPAPRGTPPDQLTVIDPGSPARLQVTPPIAGETAAPSQPSPTPAAEFTVIDAKTADVSNLATRFVKLLSPRASSAAGTAGAMTIGRAAENDIVVSDVLASRQHATLVPTQLGTEIRDNSVNGTFVNGTRIGSAILSEDDIVTIGNVDLVFRDGTLTEHGGAATRTGGLEVRDVKYVVDNGKQLLDDISLTARPGTLTAVIGGSGAGKSTLARLIAGYTIPTSGSVTFEGHNIHADYASLRSRIGIVPQDDVVHRQLTINQALGYAAELRLPPDTSKADRAKVVAQVLEELDLTKHADTRVEKLSGGQRKRASVALELLTGPSLLILDEPTSGLDPALDLQVMTMLRQLADAGRVVLVVTHSLSYLDVCDQVLLMAPGGKTAYCGAPDQIGGAMGTTNWAKIFTQVGADPDEANRRFLEQKEAQKRPQKYLPDKTDEPSSLGEPVHTSVRRQISTIARRQVRLVIADRAYFVFLALLPFILGSLSLTVPGSNGFHVPAPNAGTPDEAAQILALLMPAAAFMGTALTIRDLVGERAIFQREQAVGLSTTAYLLAKSAVFCGFAILQSAIVTAIVVIGKSAPTRGAVLFGHSTVGATVELFATVAATCVASAILGLAISSLVRSSEQIMPLFVVTVMAQLVLCGGMVPVTGRLGLNQLSWAMPARWGYAAASSTVDLRHLVPESLLSQDRFWQHTSKIWLLDMGMLAALSLFYAGFVRWKIRLRR from the coding sequence GTGACTCGACCCGCTCCGCCCATCCTGACAATTCGGCACGACGGGTCCCAACGATCCTTCGCGGCCGGCCACGAGGTGGTCGTCGGGCGCGACGTTCAGGCCGACGTGCGCATCGCCGATCCGCGGATCTCCCGCGCGCATCTGATCCTGCGGTTCGACCAAGGCCGGTGGCTGGCAATCGATAACGGCTCGCTGAACGGGACCTACCTCAACGGCTACCGGATGCCGGTGGTCGACATTCACGACGGCCAGAGCATTCACGTCGGAAACCCGCAGGGACCGCGCCTGACCTTCGCGATCGGACCTCAGCAGGGTCATGCCGGGCATCCGCCGCGCACCCGGCCGAGCCACGATTCCGGGCCGCCGACCCTGCCCTGGTCCGCGGTTGCTGAGCAAACGAACCCGACCCACCCGCCGCTGCCCCCGCAGGCCCGGCCGGGCGGCCCGGGCCGGAGCCCGGCGCGTGGCGGTCCGCAGGGGGCGCCGTCGCGCCCCGTGCAACCGCGGCAGCCGGCCAGACCGCCGAACGCGCCGCCGCGACAACCGGCGACACCGCCGCCCCGTCAGGCGCCGCCACCCCGCGTGCCTGCGCCACCGGCGCCGCGTGGCACACCGCCCGACCAACTCACCGTGATCGACCCCGGCTCGCCGGCAAGGTTGCAGGTCACGCCGCCGATCGCGGGCGAAACCGCCGCACCGTCGCAGCCATCCCCCACGCCCGCAGCGGAATTCACCGTCATCGACGCCAAGACGGCCGACGTGTCGAACCTGGCGACGCGTTTTGTGAAATTGCTCTCGCCGCGCGCGTCCTCGGCCGCCGGCACGGCCGGCGCCATGACGATCGGCCGGGCCGCCGAGAACGACATCGTCGTCTCCGACGTCCTGGCGTCGCGTCAGCACGCGACCCTGGTGCCCACCCAACTGGGCACCGAGATCCGGGACAACAGCGTCAACGGAACGTTCGTGAACGGCACCCGGATCGGGTCGGCCATCCTGTCCGAGGACGACATCGTCACCATCGGCAACGTCGACCTGGTGTTCCGCGACGGCACCCTGACCGAACACGGCGGCGCCGCCACCCGCACCGGCGGTTTGGAAGTGCGCGACGTCAAGTACGTCGTCGACAACGGCAAACAACTGTTGGACGACATCTCGCTGACCGCGCGCCCCGGCACGCTGACCGCCGTGATCGGCGGTTCGGGCGCCGGGAAGAGCACACTAGCCCGGCTCATCGCCGGCTACACCATCCCGACGTCGGGCTCAGTGACGTTCGAGGGCCACAACATTCACGCCGACTACGCGTCGCTGCGCAGCAGGATCGGCATCGTCCCGCAGGACGACGTGGTGCATCGCCAGTTGACCATCAACCAGGCGTTGGGCTACGCGGCCGAGCTGCGGCTGCCGCCCGACACCAGCAAAGCGGACCGCGCCAAGGTGGTCGCCCAGGTGCTCGAGGAGCTCGACCTGACCAAGCACGCCGATACCCGCGTCGAGAAGCTGTCCGGCGGGCAACGCAAACGCGCCTCGGTGGCGCTCGAATTGCTGACCGGGCCGTCGTTGCTGATCCTCGACGAGCCCACCTCCGGCCTGGATCCCGCGCTGGACCTGCAGGTGATGACGATGCTGCGCCAGCTGGCCGACGCCGGCCGTGTCGTGCTGGTGGTGACGCACTCGCTGTCCTACCTGGACGTCTGCGACCAGGTGTTGCTGATGGCGCCCGGCGGCAAGACGGCCTACTGCGGCGCGCCCGACCAGATCGGCGGGGCGATGGGCACCACCAACTGGGCGAAGATCTTCACGCAGGTCGGCGCCGACCCCGACGAGGCCAACCGCCGTTTCCTGGAACAGAAGGAGGCGCAGAAGCGGCCGCAGAAGTACCTGCCGGACAAGACCGACGAGCCGAGCAGTCTCGGCGAACCGGTGCACACCAGCGTGCGGCGCCAGATCTCGACGATCGCCCGCCGCCAGGTCCGCCTGGTGATCGCCGACCGCGCCTACTTCGTCTTTCTGGCGCTGCTGCCGTTCATCCTCGGCTCGCTGTCGCTGACGGTCCCGGGCAGCAACGGATTTCATGTCCCGGCACCCAACGCGGGGACGCCCGACGAGGCCGCGCAGATACTTGCCCTGCTGATGCCGGCCGCGGCATTCATGGGTACCGCCTTGACAATTCGCGACCTGGTCGGCGAGCGCGCCATCTTCCAGCGCGAGCAGGCGGTCGGGTTGTCGACCACGGCCTACCTGCTCGCCAAGAGCGCGGTGTTCTGCGGGTTCGCGATACTGCAGTCGGCGATCGTGACCGCGATCGTGGTGATCGGCAAGAGCGCCCCGACGCGCGGCGCGGTGCTGTTCGGCCACTCGACCGTCGGGGCCACCGTCGAACTGTTCGCCACTGTGGCGGCGACGTGCGTCGCCTCGGCCATTCTGGGCCTGGCGATTTCGTCGCTGGTTCGGTCCAGCGAGCAGATCATGCCGCTGTTCGTGGTGACGGTGATGGCGCAGCTGGTGCTGTGCGGCGGGATGGTCCCGGTGACCGGCCGGCTCGGTTTGAACCAGCTGTCGTGGGCGATGCCGGCGCGCTGGGGCTACGCCGCGGCGTCGTCGACGGTGGACCTGCGCCACCTGGTGCCCGAATCGCTGCTGTCCCAAGACCGGTTCTGGCAACACACGTCCAAGATCTGGCTGCTGGACATGGGCATGCTGGCCGCATTGTCGCTCTTCTACGCCGGGTTCGTGCGGTGGAAGATCCGGTTGCGCCGTTAA
- a CDS encoding MFS transporter, whose amino-acid sequence MTDAATITGGWRELLGARYLRTSILLAGGVALYATNEFLTTSLLPNTIAEIGGSRLYAWVTTLYLVGSVVAATMVNPMLLRIGARSSYLMSLAVFGIASLICAAAPTMHVLIAGRAMQGIAGGLLAGLGYAVINSALPRWLWTRGSALVSAMWGVATVVGPTTGGLFAQLGIWRWAFVAMAILTLLMALLVPVALARVNPTNGLARMKVPVWSLLIIGVAALAVSVAQVPRNTAATYGLLAAGIGLVGVFVIVDWRMHAAILPPSVFSSGPLKWIYLTMGVLMGAAMVNTYVPLFGQRLAHLTPIAAGFLGAALALGWTVSEIVSASLENPRTVGRVVMLAPMVAASGLALGAVARHGDGSAWTAALWAVALLVAGVGIGMAWPHLSARAMASVADPAEGGAASAAINTVQLTSAAIGAGLAGVVVNTATGGEEMAAHMLFTVFTALSAAGVAVSYAATRSTRQAEPVATGG is encoded by the coding sequence GTGACCGACGCGGCGACTATCACCGGCGGCTGGCGTGAGCTGCTGGGCGCGAGGTACCTGAGAACTTCCATCCTGCTGGCCGGCGGGGTGGCGCTCTACGCCACAAATGAGTTCCTGACCACCAGCTTATTGCCCAACACCATCGCCGAAATCGGCGGCAGCCGGCTCTACGCGTGGGTGACGACGCTGTACCTCGTGGGGTCGGTGGTCGCGGCGACGATGGTCAATCCGATGCTGCTGCGCATCGGGGCGCGGTCGTCATATCTGATGAGTCTCGCCGTGTTCGGCATCGCCAGCCTAATTTGCGCTGCCGCACCAACCATGCATGTTTTGATTGCTGGGCGGGCCATGCAGGGGATCGCCGGCGGCTTGCTGGCCGGACTGGGCTACGCGGTCATCAACTCCGCCCTGCCCCGCTGGTTGTGGACGAGGGGCTCGGCCCTGGTGTCGGCGATGTGGGGGGTCGCGACCGTCGTCGGCCCCACCACGGGTGGCCTGTTCGCGCAGCTCGGGATCTGGCGATGGGCTTTCGTCGCAATGGCCATCCTGACCTTGCTGATGGCCCTGCTGGTGCCGGTCGCGCTGGCCCGCGTCAACCCGACGAACGGCCTGGCCAGGATGAAGGTCCCGGTGTGGTCGCTGCTGATCATCGGGGTGGCGGCGCTGGCCGTCAGCGTCGCGCAGGTCCCGCGCAACACCGCCGCGACGTATGGGCTGCTCGCGGCGGGCATCGGCCTGGTCGGCGTCTTCGTGATCGTCGACTGGCGGATGCACGCGGCCATCTTGCCGCCCAGCGTGTTCTCGTCCGGCCCGCTGAAGTGGATCTACCTCACCATGGGCGTGCTGATGGGCGCGGCGATGGTGAACACCTACGTGCCGCTGTTCGGACAGCGGCTGGCCCACTTGACGCCGATCGCGGCCGGATTCCTGGGAGCGGCGCTGGCGCTGGGCTGGACGGTGAGCGAGATCGTCAGCGCATCGCTGGAGAACCCGCGGACGGTCGGGCGGGTGGTCATGCTGGCGCCGATGGTGGCCGCGTCGGGCCTGGCGCTGGGCGCCGTCGCCCGACACGGCGACGGCTCGGCCTGGACCGCCGCGCTGTGGGCGGTGGCCCTGCTGGTCGCCGGCGTCGGGATCGGGATGGCCTGGCCGCACCTGTCGGCCCGCGCGATGGCCTCCGTTGCGGACCCGGCCGAAGGCGGCGCCGCTTCCGCGGCGATCAACACCGTCCAGCTGACCTCCGCCGCGATCGGTGCCGGCTTGGCCGGTGTCGTCGTCAACACCGCCACCGGCGGCGAGGAGATGGCGGCGCACATGCTGTTCACGGTGTTCACCGCGTTGAGCGCGGCCGGCGTGGCGGTGTCCTACGCCGCGACGCGGTCCACCCGGCAAGCCGAGCCGGTCGCCACCGGGGGCTGA
- a CDS encoding serine/threonine-protein kinase, with amino-acid sequence MPIGQMFRRIPPVDSAPNAEPVVAQQPSDSSGSRLAVGNGASFAGYTILRQLGAGGMAEVYLALHPRLPRRDVIKVLAEAVTADPEFRERFNREADLAATLWHPHIVGVHDRGEFNGHLWISMDYVEGTDASRLVKENYADGMPIHEVCAIVQAVAGALDYAHDRGLLHRDVKPANILLTHPDEGERRILLADFGVARHLGDISGITETNVAVGTVAYAAPEQLTGSPIDGRADQYALAATAFHLLTGAPPFQHSNPIAVISQHLHEDPPRLSDFRPDLAELDEVFFRALAKRPEDRFERCRAFAAALSEPAGGASEVGPDAQPRAAVSTPHRRRGPAGAVAGLGHRFSAKTRWSTALVCAVLIAVAATWSLLYSFQPDTPPSNPALASRPSAPAASAAPTAGGPVLNGTYKLDYDQTKRTTNGISIRHDGAATSWWAFRSACTTNGCAATGIQLDDATHQVANTTDGGQADTLRFVGGYWQGAPAQQRVGCTQPNGQVRATQQETIAWSLAPQTDGTLRGTMTETVLSNECGAQGAVVRVPVVAARTGDVPAKVALGDPTQVINTSTTASAPAPPVLGGLCSDVGKVAYDPTNNEQIVCEGSSWAKAPITMGVHAAGSSCDRPGTSVFAMSTSSDGYLLQCDPVTRTWTRPAG; translated from the coding sequence ATGCCCATCGGGCAGATGTTCCGCCGGATACCCCCCGTCGATTCCGCGCCGAACGCGGAACCCGTGGTGGCGCAACAGCCCAGCGACTCGTCGGGGTCGCGACTTGCGGTCGGTAACGGGGCGTCGTTCGCCGGCTACACGATTCTGCGGCAGCTGGGCGCGGGTGGCATGGCCGAGGTGTATCTCGCGCTGCACCCCAGGCTGCCCCGCCGTGACGTGATCAAGGTCCTGGCCGAGGCGGTGACAGCCGACCCGGAGTTTCGCGAAAGGTTCAACCGGGAGGCCGATCTCGCGGCGACGCTGTGGCATCCGCACATCGTCGGTGTGCACGACCGGGGCGAATTCAACGGGCATCTGTGGATTTCGATGGACTACGTCGAGGGCACCGACGCCTCGCGGCTGGTCAAGGAGAACTACGCCGACGGCATGCCGATCCACGAGGTGTGCGCCATCGTGCAGGCGGTCGCGGGCGCGCTGGATTACGCCCACGACCGTGGCCTGCTGCACCGCGACGTCAAGCCGGCCAACATCCTGCTCACCCATCCCGATGAGGGGGAGCGCCGAATCCTGTTGGCGGACTTCGGCGTCGCGCGTCACCTGGGCGACATCAGCGGGATCACCGAAACCAACGTCGCGGTCGGAACCGTGGCATACGCCGCGCCCGAGCAGCTGACGGGTTCCCCGATCGACGGCCGGGCGGACCAATACGCTTTGGCCGCAACGGCTTTCCACCTGCTGACCGGGGCGCCGCCGTTCCAGCACTCCAACCCGATCGCGGTGATCAGTCAGCACCTGCACGAGGACCCGCCCCGGCTCAGCGATTTCCGCCCCGATCTGGCCGAGCTCGACGAGGTGTTCTTCCGCGCCCTCGCCAAGCGACCCGAGGACCGGTTCGAGCGCTGCCGCGCGTTCGCCGCCGCCCTCAGCGAGCCGGCCGGCGGTGCCTCCGAGGTCGGCCCCGACGCCCAGCCGCGCGCCGCCGTGTCTACACCGCATCGCCGGCGCGGGCCCGCCGGCGCCGTGGCCGGGCTGGGTCACCGGTTTTCGGCGAAGACCAGGTGGTCGACCGCGCTGGTGTGTGCGGTGCTCATCGCCGTCGCGGCGACCTGGTCACTGCTCTACTCGTTTCAGCCCGACACGCCGCCGAGCAACCCCGCACTCGCATCGAGGCCGTCCGCCCCGGCCGCCAGCGCCGCCCCCACCGCGGGCGGCCCGGTGCTGAACGGGACCTACAAGCTGGACTACGACCAGACCAAGCGCACCACCAACGGCATCTCGATCCGGCACGACGGGGCCGCCACCAGCTGGTGGGCATTCCGGTCGGCGTGCACCACCAATGGATGCGCGGCCACCGGGATCCAGCTGGACGATGCCACCCACCAGGTGGCGAACACCACCGACGGGGGACAGGCCGACACCCTGCGCTTCGTCGGGGGCTACTGGCAGGGCGCCCCCGCGCAGCAGAGGGTGGGCTGCACTCAGCCCAATGGCCAGGTCCGGGCCACCCAGCAGGAAACCATCGCCTGGTCCCTGGCGCCCCAGACCGACGGCACGCTGCGCGGCACGATGACCGAGACCGTGCTGAGCAACGAGTGCGGCGCCCAGGGGGCGGTGGTGCGGGTGCCGGTGGTCGCCGCCCGGACCGGCGACGTGCCCGCGAAGGTGGCGTTGGGCGACCCCACCCAGGTCATCAACACCTCGACCACCGCGTCCGCGCCGGCGCCGCCGGTGCTCGGCGGGCTGTGCAGCGACGTCGGCAAGGTCGCCTACGACCCGACCAACAACGAGCAGATCGTCTGCGAGGGCAGCAGCTGGGCCAAGGCGCCGATCACGATGGGCGTGCACGCCGCCGGCAGCTCATGCGACCGGCCGGGCACGTCGGTGTTCGCCATGAGCACCTCGAGCGACGGCTACCTGCTGCAGTGCGATCCGGTCACCCGGACGTGGACGCGCCCGGCGGGCTAG